The stretch of DNA agagttggtgatgacagtgtgcctgtcatcctgcaatataggatGTCCGAattatatctgatggatagaaAGGAAACTATGGTAATTTTGCAAAatgatacccacacccctctcccataaggtaaactactcatacaaatgcatcgtgatgttccgtgcaacgcatgggcatcttgctagtattAAAATATATGCAAGTCAACCAAACCAATATTCCCCCTCCTCTCACATTGCATCGAATTTGCATGTGTACCTGAATTAGCTTAGAAGCTATTTTGGTGGCCTATTGATAACACTCGAAAGCAGCACATGAATGCTCAACTGCTTCATGTTCACTGGCACACTAAGAATTTCCTTACGTAGCCTGAATGATGGTGTCATTAGGATCCAGTAATAGcatgaaaagaaaagaaatgcATTGAAAAAGTAAATGTAGTTCCGGCACCCCTCAAATGATCCACTGTGGCTACCAGATCTAAATAACATCAACATGTGCTAACCTGAAGAGCTAATTTGAAAGCAGAAGAGGGGAAGGTATAACCTGGAAGTTACAGGGGATGAATTTTCATATGTCAAACAGCCCCTATATCCACTATAAGTCCCACAAAAATTTGGAACAACCAGAGAACAATTATCAAGCATTTGTGATGCCCTATCGTTCATACACTCTTCATAGATAATTAGAAAACGAAGAGGTTACTAATTTTTCATGTTGTGCTAATCTCCTACTCCCTTGCATCCTCTAGAATCTGAAACAGATACATTAATTCTGGACAAGACACCTCATGGTTCAATCAGGGTTCGACATGGATGAATTTGCACAATATCCAGGTTGGAAGACAGATCGGACTTGCAGCGAGAAGGTGACATGGGTTGTGAAGGAGCTCCTTACGCGGGAGCCACGGCCACCACCGGCGGCTCAGGCCCACATCTCCTTGACTCTCTTCAGCTTCATTGGCCAAGTCGCCACCACGGCTGCCATTGTGGCCGCACACCCGCCATGGTCGTCGCCTCTCCATAGCTCATCAATCTCACTCGCAAAAAAAAAGCTCATCAATCTATATTCTGTACAGAGAGCACTCTGCATTCAGTTGGGACTTGAGAGTAGAAAACCAACATCAATACAATATGAATTCCAAATTTGTTGGAGAATGATCTGGTAGAAGGGAAAGAGGAGAAGATGAAACAACAAAAGGGGTGGAGTTGGAACAGCCGGATGGAGGAGTCTATGGACGCGAAATCGACATGGTAACTGATCTATAATTATCCACCGCAGGTGAGTGGCGTGGATCACGCGTCATTGAAGTCCTGTAACGGCTGGACTTCAATCTATAGCGATGGTCGCTTCTCTCATTACATCACCCTGGCATCGCCCCGAGAACCCTCTCGGCAGAAGTCGCACGGACGAGGCGCGAATCCAGACTGATGAAGCGCAAACCTACCCCTTTTGCTGCTCGCATGATTGTGTTTTTTTTACAACAAATTGACCGAGATAAATTGGAGAGTGAATTCCACTTTTTACCTTGTAGTTGTACATTTGTGACACATATTACCCCATTTAGCGGAAATTTTATCAAAATATCAGATTTTGAAGACTTTTAACACGGTTTTACCCCAGTTTTACATTTTCTTTGTTTATGGTCGATAGGATCGGCATGTTGCGTCATTGATTTGTAAAAAAATCTGTAAGGATCGGAGGGCATCATTGGCGATCTTGTCCAAGCTTCTCTTGTCTATCTGTTCCATTCCTTGTGGCCGTCCACATATTTTTGGATTCGGAGCATCACCTCACACCTTACCTGATGGACACGCATCAGAAAACGAGGGTCCAAAGCTTTCAAAAGGGGTATTCTAGACGAATTTTCACTCGACGGGGTAATTAGTGTCACAAATGTACAAATATGGGGTAAAAAGTGGAATTCACTCTAAATTGGATGATATAGGCCCAACTGGCCCAAACAGCAGCAGGTCGCCGATTTTGTTACGGGAACATCGTCCCAGGGCGTCTACCACCCCCTCAGTGGGGTCGAAGGTGCATCGAACGACCAAAAAAGTCCAAAATTTGTAGATCTGACCGTCGAAAACGATAATGGTGTGAGAGGGCTGGAAGAGTACTCGGTTATAATATCTCTAAATATGCAATCTCGTTGTACCGGTGCTCCATTTATAACAATAAAAAAGTGCTTCATCAGCTCGGTTTGTTTTGACATGGCCAAACATACACTCTGCTAAACATAGTGTAATTTTTTTTTTGCATCGTAAACATAGTGTAATTGTTTTAATATATTTGAAAGGGTTCACCCAGACAAATAGGAAATAATTGATGGGAAATATCACGCTAACATATATTTGAGGGTGATTGATGTGGCGAGCGCGTAGACGTGCCGCCGTGTATGCCATTTTTTAATGGTTATCGGAGGCACGTATATACATTTTTTGTCTTGTAACAAATGTGCCCCGGAAAAAGATAAATAATTTCCCAACATCAAATTTTTTTAGGTAAATATAATGTGCCCCGGAGTACATTGTTAGGAATGCTAGCTATTGTGCGTCAAACAATATATACATGGACATATTGTTGTCAAGTCATGTTTTTTTTGACGTACATGGACATATTGTTGTCAAGTCATTGCTAGGAAAGATCTTTTTTTTATTGTCACGTTCGATCTTTTTTTTTGGTTCGAACGAATTACTTACTGATGTACGTCATGGAGTACGTAGTTATCTTTGACGCGTGAGTTTTAATGTATACAGCTCAGCGCATATCGAATCCAGTCTCATGGGCTATCACGAGTTTTAGTGTACGTGGCTCCGATTGCTATATAAACCACCCGAGCCTGGGACGTAGCCACACACTCCtcacctcctctcctcttcctcccttTCTGACGCCAGCCACCAAGCGAGCGAGCGATGGTGGCGCCCAACCGGAGACGCGACAGCGGCCGGAAGAAGACCGTCGTCCGCCGGATCGAGCAAAAGGATGCGCGGCACGTCTGCTACTCCAAGCGCCGCGCGGGGTTCTTCAAGAAGGCCAGCGATCTGGCGGTCCTGACCGGCGCCGAGGTGGCCGCCCTCGCCTTCTCGCCGGGCGGCAACGTCTTCTCCTTCGGCCACCCTTCGATTGACTCCGTCGTGGAACGTTTCCTGGCGGGGCAGGGTGCGGGGGCTGGCGCGAGGGGGAAGGTCGCTGCCGACGACCGCTTGCTGGCGGGGGAGGGTGCTGGCGAGGGCGCGGGGGAGGGTGCTTGGGCCGGCGCGGCGGAGGGTGCTGCCGGCGAAGACAAGAAACTAGAGAAGCTGCACCAGGAATTCGCCGAGCTGGGCACGGAGCTGGTTGAGGCGAAGAAGCGGGCCGAGCGCACTGAGGAAGCCATGGCGAAGGAGCGCGCCGCGGGGGACCAGATAGCAGCTTGGTTCGGCCCCAACGTTGGTGACATTGGGGACGAGGACATGGCGGCCTTCTTTGCTGCGCTGATGCAGGTGAAGGAAGTCGTCTCCGACCGCGCCAACGATGTTCTCCTCGAGGCGATGCACCTCGACGTGAGCCGCATGGCGCAGGTGGCCGCGCCAACGATCTTCGGTGGCAGCACGTTCGAGTTTGGTAGCAGCAGCGGCACCGCCAACGACGGGATGGAGTTTCAGTTTCTGGTGCCTCCGCCACAGGAGCAGGGGTTCGAGGCCGGGATGGACATGCAGcagatggtgatggcggcgctgCCTCCGTCTCAGGTGGTCGCCGCCGGGATGGATATGCAGCAGCAGACAGTGCCTTCGGCTCAGTGGGTCGACGCCGGGATCGATATTCAGCAGCAGGTTGTAATGGAGCTGCCTCCGTCTCAGGGGATCGCCGCCGGGATCAATATGCAGGTGCAGCAGCAGATTGTGATGGAGCTGCCTCCGGCTCAGGGGGTCGCCGCTGGGATGAATATGCAGGAGATGCCTCCGCCGCCGGGGTTCGCCGCGGGGATTGATATGGATCAGAGGCAGATGGCGATTCCTCAGCCGCCGGGATTCGACGATGACATGTGGATGGAGATACAGGAGTTGCTTATGGCGATGCCTCCCTCGCCGTAGCTCCCTGCCGGGATGGAAACGAACGCCGGCTTCCTGTGTCCATGTATTGTCGTCTAGTTACATCTGGATGCAATCTTTAGTCAAATTTTATGTCGTTTCTTTTTTGTCAAATAATTAATGGCTAAAACTGTATTGTACTGTCGCTGGCTGCGGGCATTTAATGAAATACAGATATCCGAGCTGGCATCATTATACAGAGATCGATGTGCAAAATCTTTGGTGTTTGATTTTTTCCTTTCGTGGAACAGAATCTTAATTACATTAGGTTGATTTTATTCACAGACAATCATCCCTTAGACCATGCAAACGTTAGGCTCAACGTGACACCCCAGCATGCTATATGAACATCTATATATATGCACTATAAGCACATTACGAAGATAAAAAAGACAATGCGAGAAAATCGTACATTAACTAGAAAATACTAGCCTTGATCTGGTGGCCCTTTTGAAATTTAAAAATCATGCCCGTTCAATCTATGTAACTAAAACATCTGGTGGATCTTAGACTCAACACATCTAACAGACTCTGAGTGGAGTACATCATGTCGATGCTCcaaaaaaaaaaaactaaaacATCATGTAAATTAAACATCTGGTGGGTCTCAAGCTCAACATATGACAAACACGTACGACTCTAACTAATACATCATGTCTCAAAGGAATGAAAATCTTTATGAAAAAAGGGAATAAAAATCATCGGACACTGCCGCTTGCTGCATGCAAATTCATTCCCTACATCCATGAGCCGTATTGAGTCCGTTCATAGGAACCGTCTTGCCGCACCGTGCACTTGCGACGGATACATGAATTATCGATCTGAATCCACATGTACGTACATATAATGTTACTACTGAATCCTAACAATGTTGATTTCTTTGGTTTTTTCCTCTTCCATCGTGAGTGAAAGAGAGCCATAGTTTCACCGTGGCAGTAGAGATCTACATCTTCTACCATGCCTTTGAATCAACAAGAAACAACGCTAACATTGTGAAGCTTAATTGAATCGCTGGAACAACCAGCAAGCCGAAAACAATATATGCACCATGAGATGAGGTTGACAGAGCGCTACACCAGGTGATATCACATAAGACGTCTCAGATTGGAAAATCCATACTGGAGTACCATTTGAGGTGCATGCCAAGCTGTACGAGTACCTGCGGGACGACTTCTTCCAATCAAACTCAGCTGAGGGAATTATCATCCACCACTAAAATGGCCCGATGAGGCCCTGACCCATCGACGGTCTGGCAAGCGGGCATTTGTCGTCATTAACACCTACAACATGTATTTATACAGGAAAGTCGGGCCTACAGATTCCACGGTATGTACATGTTATGAGCTGCAGCCTTGAAGAgaatacatgtgcaggaattggCCAATATGTACTCAGAATTGCTGAGGAGGCATTTACTTCAATCAAGGTCAATGGTTTAAGACATACTAGGATGTAAACACGTCAAGAAATGAACCAATTAACAGTAATAAAATTGGATAAAATAAGACAGTAAGTTATACATACACTCTCCGTttcataatgtagtgcatatagactttttgaaaagtcaaacctcacaAACCGTGAGCAATtttgtggagaaaaacatttacatctagaatgTCAAACATATATCAATAGATGTAGTTTCATATTTAAtatatttggtattgtagatataaatattTTCTCTATAAACTTTGTTAAAgtttgcaaagtttgactttTCTAAAAATCTACACGCAATACATCATCGAACAATAGAAATATTATTTCTATGATGGCTTTCTCTATTTTTATTTGATTAGTTTCACATAGTTTAAGAAGAGATCAAGGATCTTAGCTTTTGTGGTGGCACTGATATTTTTGTACAAGCGAGGACCAAAACCATCCAGACCGTGTTTAGCATTTGTGTTCATTGCCACAAAGCATTGAAGATTTCTTGTGCCATGAATGGGTCTGCTATGTGTCAAAGCTATGGTACGCGCTCCTGTTAGAGATCCATGAATAAAAAATTATATTTTCTTGTGTCAGAAGGTCATGGGAGAGAGGAGTAGTACTTAGTTATGATTCGTCTTTTAGGCTCATGAAGAAATAACTCCGTGCCATTTTTCATGATGGAGGAAATTTTACTATAAAAATTGTGTTGGGATGCTCGGCCATCTGATTTTAGAAGAAGAGGTTATTTCAAGGCTAGGATGGAAGTGGTTGTTAAGATGGAGAAGTTGTGGATCACACTTGTGGTTGTGGAGAAGTGAGAAGAAGAGAGAGAAACAAGAATGCCGCCAATTGAACCAGTAGTAGTTTCTGTCTCGCCAAAATCATTTTTCAGGACGAAGGCTCGGGATGAGGCCAACTTTTAATTATCAAAGGCATCAACTGTCCATCCATACAACCAACAATAAAATTTCCATTAAACTAACAAAGAAAGAAAGACCAATGGTGGAACAATACAGAAGCATAGCTTGCAACACAACCCAGTTTATAAGCACACAAGCTAATGGAAAATAAAGAACAACTTGAAGGTGCAGTCTCCTTTCTTGCTTGAACATTGAAATAGAAGACAGATACAACCGAATGAGTAGCCAACTCCCTTGAAAATAATATCGGTGATGCGGGCGCTTAAAAAAAGAAATTATTTCTGTCTATTCAAGGTCAATATGCTCGAAAGGAGTCATCTAACATTGGTACGCATGGGAGGAGTAATGGAGATGGTCTCCAATGATATTTTCCCAGTCCTTTTGAGGTTATTTTTCAGTTTCTCAAACTTTCCAAAACAATTCCTTCAACACATTCAACTTTATTTTTAGGAGATGTTTCTAAATAAATAACACCGGCTTCCGCGCTTTTTCGTCCATTCATGTGAATACAATGTTCATGTATATCAAAACTTTTTAGGCTAAACCATATGTTAAAAAAATTTATCCACGATTTCCTAAAAATGAGGCTGGCCTCATTTTTCTGGTAACATTGATAGAACACACTGAATGTATAATGAAATGCACCTGTACTTGTACTGCCTGAAAACACCACGTCAACCAGACCTCTCCTTTCGCTCGCTCCAAAATCGAGTTCAAGGCTCCCAAGATGCTCAAGCCCTACATCTGGAGTCCAACATCGTCATCCCTAGCGAGTCAAGTGCACATCCAGATCAATTGTATAGTGGAATCAGTTTCTTCTTTAGGGTAACCCCAAACTCAGTACTTCAGTCGTTCTTATAATTTTTTTTGCTAAAAATCCACTATTATATGCATGTTCTTGTATATTATACAAAAGAACAATTTATTTTGTAAATTTTCTATAATTTATTTCAATATTTATTTGCtccttttcattttctttctttcttcatAAAGGGTAATGTTATTGTTTATTTCACTTTAGCCTTTATTACATTTTAAGGGTAACAAGAATGCCTCTAATTCATTCTTTCTTAGGAAACTTGGTTTTTGCAAAAGTTCTACTATTATATCATTATTCTTGCCTATCATAAAAAGCGCAATTTCTCTGTAAACTGTGCGCATTTTTTAGTATTTGTTTTTATTCTTTCTCACTTTCTTTCTTTTCAAATCACAATACAAATGCCACTAATTTATTCTTTCTTAGAAGACTTCATTATTTGCATTTGTTGtttttctttctctttctttcttcttcAATGGTACTACTAGCACCACTAATTCATTTGTTCTTAGGAAACCTCCTTTTTGTGAAATTTTTACTATTATATGTTTGTTCTTGTATATAATTTTATTGTTTTATTTATTCTTAAATAGTAGTACCAATGCCACTAATTTATTCTTTCTTCAAAACTTCATTATTTAGATTTGGTTGtagtttttattttattttctttcttcttaagGGATAATACCAATGCTGCTCATTTCCTTCTTATGAATATTCTTTTCACTTTATTTTTTTACCTTTTCTTTCTCCTTAACgggtaataccaatgccactaattcattaCATCATAGATCACATCTTTTAGCAGAAATTCCAGTACTATACTTATGATTAAATATGATAAAAGTCTTCAATATCTGTGTAAATTTTGTGCATTTTGTGCGCTTCTTGTTTTCTAGTTCGTTTCTTCTTGAAGTgcttattttctattttctttgACTTTTGTTTTTTCCCGTTTAGCAATTGTTGCATGCATGTACTTGGAGTACTCCTATGCATGTATCATGAAAGACTCATTGTGGTGGACACACCCATGCCTGAGGTGAGATGTAACAAACATGCACTGCATTCCACATTCTGACGGGAGGTGGTGGCATAGCTGCAGCTAGTGCCAAAGGCATGAACCGTTCCTAGTCGCAGCAGAGATTATTAAAATATTACGTGTTCGAAAAGTTCAACCTGAATAAAAAACTAACTGATTCTTTTCAAGAATGAGAGATGACCATAGCGAGGGTGCTTATTTCACCCGCTGCAATAAAATTTGCTTCAAAATGAATATCAGTTTTAATTCTGCATTAAAAATTATTATGTAATTTTTTGTAAATCCACCTAAATTATGTAATTATTTTTTGTAAGTCAACTTTCATCACATAGTTGCACTTCTTTTTCAGCGATTTCTGCATACTAGTCCAGTCGCCCTGTCCTATCGTCCTTGTTCTCTGGTGTGAATCACTGGTCATATTCACGCTCTCTGCTTTTTGACAAAATCATGACTTTGCATTGGTTTCGACGTTCCGGGATTTTGAAATTAGTGTTTGATAGTTTTCTGAGGACTTTTGTTGGAAAAATGTTGATTGCTACTTTGCCAGTTCAATCATGTATTCATGCTTTAGTTCATCTATCGAGTCATGATAAAACTCCCAGAACCACCGACCAACGCATTAGTCCCACCAGTAGGCATTAATCGGGCCTAGCACACATTGAATCTTACGGTTTAAAGTTCTGCATGTACTCGTAGTATAGTAGTATACATACTTGTCCAGATATGGTGTTAGCACCACACCTGACCGTGGCCGGCCCGGGGCCCTTTCTCATCTTCACAAAAAGAAAGTGATCAACCCTAATGTTTTTTCAGTCGATGAACATCTAGCCAATGCCATTTATTAATAAGTGAACCAACAAAAGATTGCAAGACCTTAACAAAAAATCATGAACTTAAGAGTGAAAAAACTGTAAGATCTTAACAACAAAAAATCATTAACCTGAGCATTGGGATATTCTGAAAGAAGAGGTGATCCAGGCCAGAAGAGTTTTCTAAAACAGGAGTCATGTGGGAGGGCGTTAATAATACGGTCATATTATCAGAAGAAGGAAATCCCAAGTTGTCTTAAGGACAATAGACCTATCAGCTTATGTAACATACTTTACAAAATTGCCTCAAAATGTGTGGTAAATAGGATGTGACCACTACACCATGACCAAACTCAAAGCACATTCATACTAGGGGGAATGATCATAGATAATGCTTTGATTGCCTCACAATGTATACATCATATTCAGAAAAGCTTGGATGCAAAAGGTAAGTTTTGGGCTAATAAATTAGACCTCAGAAAAGCTTATGAGAGGGTCGACTAGAAATATCTTGATGGGGCAATGAGAGGGTTAGTCCATGCTGATAAATGGAAGCAATAGATCATGAGGTGTGTCAAGTTAGTGAAATATTAGGTCCATTTTAGTGGGAACCTGCTGTCGAGTTTTTCCCCTGCGAGTGTTTTGAGATAGGGTGATCCACTCTCGCCATATCTCTTTCATTTTGTAGCAGATGTTCTTGGACGCCTGCTTGAAGTGGATGAAATAGAAGAGCTAAATTTTTTCCCATCAAACCCTGGTATTTCACACTtgttatttttgcagatgatagCTTATTATTTCTTAAAACAAACAACGATCAAGCAAGCAAGGCGAAGCACATTCTGAGCAATTATGAGATAGCCAAGGGCCAAGTGatcagtacatgcaaatgttctATACTTTGACGAAACAAACACTCTCAAGAGGATGGTCAGGAGGTAATAGATATTCTATATGTGGTGACAGTTAGTTTTGAGGATAAATATTTGGGCTTGCTAGTTCCAGCAGGGAGCATAGTTAAGGGTAAATTCAAGTCAACCTACAAGAAAGAAAGGAAAATAATGAATCATTGGTGCCAAGGAGACACTAATTAAATCTTTGGTGCAAGTGATCCCCACCTTTGGAATGAGTGTTTTTAAGATTTTAGCAAGCCTTTGCGAGGAGTTGATGCACATGACAACATATTTTCTGGTGGGGAGATGATAATGACCGCCAACATAGTCATTGATTGAGCTGGGAGAAACTCACACGACGCAAAAATCAAGGAGGTATGGGTCTCAAGGAAATTAAAGTTTTTTACCAGTGTCTCCTTGCTACGAAAGCTTGACGAGTTGTTACATATCCGGACAATTTATTTGCGGAAGTACTTAAGGCAAAATACTACCATGGGGCTAATCTACTTGAC from Triticum urartu cultivar G1812 chromosome 3, Tu2.1, whole genome shotgun sequence encodes:
- the LOC125549577 gene encoding uncharacterized protein LOC125549577, which gives rise to MVAPNRRRDSGRKKTVVRRIEQKDARHVCYSKRRAGFFKKASDLAVLTGAEVAALAFSPGGNVFSFGHPSIDSVVERFLAGQGAGAGARGKVAADDRLLAGEGAGEGAGEGAWAGAAEGAAGEDKKLEKLHQEFAELGTELVEAKKRAERTEEAMAKERAAGDQIAAWFGPNVGDIGDEDMAAFFAALMQVKEVVSDRANDVLLEAMHLDVSRMAQVAAPTIFGGSTFEFGSSSGTANDGMEFQFLVPPPQEQGFEAGMDMQQMVMAALPPSQVVAAGMDMQQQTVPSAQWVDAGIDIQQQVVMELPPSQGIAAGINMQVQQQIVMELPPAQGVAAGMNMQEMPPPPGFAAGIDMDQRQMAIPQPPGFDDDMWMEIQELLMAMPPSP